The sequence CAACGACCACCCGCTCGCCTACGGGATGCCAGACGAGGGTCTCGCGACGTTCCTTGCGGGCAGCCAGGTCTACGAGATCGTGCCGTCGGATCGCAACGACGAAACGGCGATCCTGGCGACGTACGTCGAGCGCGACGTGCTCCAGAGCGGCTGGCTGCTCGGCGAGTCCCTCATCTCCAAGAAGGCCGCCGCCGTCTCGGTGAAGCACGGCGCCGGGCGCGTCGTTTTGATCGGCTTTCGCCCGCAGCATCGCGCGCAGACGCACGGCACGTTCAAACTGGTGTTCAACGCGCTCCTGAACGGCCCGCCCGCGGCAGCGCGGCAGTCGGCCAGTCGCTGAAGGCCGCTCGGACGAGGGCGCCGGCCGCACCGGGCGAGATCGGCGCGGCTGGTGCTCCTGGATGTCGTGTACGTCGATCAGGTGGACGCGACCGCGCTCTTCGAGCGCGAGGCGGGGTTGGTCAACCCGTCGGTAGCTCCCTGAACGGGTTGAAGACTTTCAGCCCAGGGCGACGGAAGTCCTGTTCGTTGCCAGTCACAATCGTGAGTCCATAGCGCTTGGCCGTGGCGGCGATGTAGCTGTCTTCCACCGGCATGCGCTGGCCGGCCTTCTCCAGTGCGCGCTCCTGTTCGGCCCAGACATGCGCGACGGATACGTTGAAGCCGTGGATGCGGCCATGCATGGCGTCCGTCAGACGCGTCAACCACGCTTGGAGGGCGTTACGCTGCCGTCCTTCTTTCGTGCGAACCCAGTACGCAAGCTGAGCGATCACAACGGCGCTCGTGTAGCAATCGTTCTTTTCCTGTTCGATCCACGCGACAAC is a genomic window of Luteitalea sp. containing:
- a CDS encoding PIN domain-containing protein; translation: MSWLLDTDVICQPAKRHGDRRVVAWIEQEKNDCYTSAVVIAQLAYWVRTKEGRQRNALQAWLTRLTDAMHGRIHGFNVSVAHVWAEQERALEKAGQRMPVEDSYIAATAKRYGLTIVTGNEQDFRRPGLKVFNPFRELPTG